In the genome of Amphiura filiformis chromosome 4, Afil_fr2py, whole genome shotgun sequence, one region contains:
- the LOC140150658 gene encoding ribonuclease P protein subunit p21-like — MKGSANRDAFLRMNFLYQAAHTTLVQNPDNTQVARFYIATLKTVAKRLVLRIHPHMKRTICKRCDLLLIPGVTATVRVRARREQHTVLTCLECKRVKRFTSRDDYKLWVEQPESQQAADSKKQQSRQKQFNKKPNTSQQDSRKLDKLVETQPSCSGKGSDQQRAVIVPKKS; from the exons ATGAAAGGCTCCGCTAATAGAGATGCATTTTTGCGAATGAATTTCCTGTATCAG GCTGCTCACACAACTCTAGTACAGAATCCTGACAACACCCAAGTAGCCCGATTCTACATTGCTACCCTCAAAACAGTGGCAAAAAGATTGGTCTTGAGGAT tcaTCCTCATATGAAGAGAACCATATGTAAGAGGTGTGATTTACTTCTGATACCAGGTGTTACTGCCACAGTTAGAGTTAGAG CTCGACGAGAGCAGCACACAGTATTGACTTGTCTTGAGTGTAAGCGAGTTAAACGTTTTACGAGCCGTGACGATTACAAGCTGTGGGTTGAACAACCTGAATCACAACAAGCAGCAG aTTCTAAGAAACAGCAAAGTAGACAGAAGCAATTCAACAAGAAACCGAACACCTCACAGCAGGATTCTAGGAAATTAGACAAACTAGTAGAAACACAGCCAAGTTGCTCTGGGAAAGGTTCTGATCAACAGAGAGCAGTTATCGTACCAAAAAAGTCATAA
- the LOC140150655 gene encoding tRNA (adenine(58)-N(1))-methyltransferase catalytic subunit TRMT61A-like, which yields MSLLGYKKHIEEGDLAIVFIGHETMVAVTIKRGEITQTKYGALRHNDVLGKEYGSKISTVNQRGYIYVLHPSPELWTVNLPHRTQILYFTDISMVTMQLELKPGSIVVESGTGSGSMSHALARTIAPNGHLYTFEFHEQRAQLARAEFKKHGLGEVVTVEHRDVCQNGFGLEVKVDAVFLDLPSPHLAVEHAKKILKSGGRICTFSPCIEQVQCTCQTFHSQGFSDVVTMECLLRNYDTRSLAFPVPNLGFEDAEIFESTKSEQSDVNNSHKAQEPIVGGGGSKEDGKGNLKMDCTESSSKETVSKNQSEAASKSSLGEGSASDAKRFKNGERKWKGKPKSVQGQNVVRCAVPNKETSGHTGYLTFATLFFGSS from the coding sequence ATGAGTTTGTTAGGCTACAAGAAACACATTGAGGAAGGAGACCTTGCGATTGTCTTTATAGGCCATGAAACCATGGTAGCGGTCACCATCAAACGAGGGGAAATAACGCAAACCAAATATGGCGCTTTGCGACATAATGACGTGTTGGGTAAAGAATACGGATCCAAGATTTCAACGGTGAATCAAAGGGGGTATATCTACGTACTGCATCCATCGCCTGAGCTTTGGACAGTCAATCTACCACATCGGACTCAGATTTTATACTTCACTGATATCAGCATGGTCACCATGCAGTTGGAGTTAAAACCAGGTTCCATTGTGGTAGAATCTGGGACCGGAAGTGGAAGCATGTCGCACGCTTTAGCTCGGACTATCGCCCCGAACGGTCACTTGTACACGTTTGAGTTCCACGAGCAGCGTGCGCAGTTAGCGAGAGCGGAGTTTAAGAAGCATGGCTTGGGAGAGGTGGTGACGGTAGAGCATAGAGATGTCTGCCAGAATGGGTTTGGGTTAGAGGTCAAAGTCGAtgcagtgtttctagatcttccGTCTCCTCACTTGGCAGTCGAACATGCCAAAAAAATCCTCAAGTCAGGTGGTAGAATCTGTACTTTCTCGCCGTGCATAGAACAGGTGCAGTGCACCTGTCAGACATTCCATAGCCAGGGTTTCAGCGATGTGGTCACCATGGAATGCTTGCTCCGTAACTACGACACAAGAAGCTTAGCTTTCCCTGTGCCTAATTTAGGTTTTGAAGACGCAGAGATTTTTGAATCAACCAAATCTGAGCAAAGCGATGTTAATAATTCTCATAAGGCGCAAGAGCCGATTGTTGGTGGAGGTGGTAGTAAAGAAGATGGCAAAGGTAATTTAAAGATGGACTGTACAGAAAGTAGTAGTAAAGAGACTGTGTCAAAGAATCAGTCTGAAGCCGCCTCTAAGTCCTCTTTAGGGGAAGGCTCTGCCTCGGATGCAAAGAGGTTTAAGAATGGGGAACGAAAATGGAAAGGGAAACCCAAATCGGTTCAAGGACAGAATGTTGTTAGATGTGCCGTGCCAAACAAAGAGACTTCTGGTCACACTGGCTATCTGACTTTTGCAACTCTTTTCTTTGGTTCTTCATAG